One Lucilia cuprina isolate Lc7/37 chromosome 4, ASM2204524v1, whole genome shotgun sequence DNA segment encodes these proteins:
- the LOC111682973 gene encoding serine-rich adhesin for platelets isoform X1: protein MDFPQQIEETLVERPPTAYDVVMESPLYAAQQTERTQRINPKTNTDTISTNLNYVDKMSTSMNSTLEDTTPSDSGVQMLDSESSELMVESISSQTGFEFEEAKVAAGKLDKPKETLLLNAAEETTVMDSNSNITAVSAVPSTVVEEAMTTSQMSTFDTTENIVFRRKVRKSPNVAKAPKKRVSFHEDILKNTRTDNIHIEHGFITYKAGGVRRMAPLVGQAGRYSWCSEGDKQQPTEIAHHQETEDGANEDVTKRRRRVVYRNACSDVLDYGNSDVYDMNDSAALQYDNSGVFEYMPKELNEDKSGKCEEKLEKKPELYKCSCSSSNSSLDSDENDKNSNSQQQQQQYGQAKSSSCDCIGAANNANNNFIGENCYYSEPNIDFNESPPRQKSVWNKEKKPKSSCLKKSKCQTNIIHEQDLTTKMKKFNVHDMNQLIDNSSKMIFGSLKSIFTMPLPERGVPEGSEDLQSVIECVAELEQQTPEHKTPTQDSQQDSQQLSESPPLKQKPFLSKSLDGSKQQQPIKKFVHNVDEQLRRKKEEDIYAPTRQNSDEKNQKDSNSTTATPHQLQRQQEFDATELDNNSSSSSLATSAANSAATSACETSERTPFRNKFIINCESTVFEHTGVSYCYESSSFNDLTNMEDSQGSIASLIEKDTPIAQPEPDQLRSAFISAPIAKTFSNFFRSFKDAGKEKQHPQQSSPKKLSTKNRAQEEAKQLQQATDNYFALKMPKKPNNIPTPLANSTPTKLSKFPNTTSSSTISELTTNTNTSNSKTQAMLQHQKSSTSLTSGIASGSGGSNTTTPAQRESLAIGADYRTNLDKQSRHLPSPLKKRLSGNGSNLIQQQQPPRYGCSVPPTTDYSALSPDIYNNYMGARGGCGRDSKSTILSEEFDDILTITTDTERNESDIVIVDYHDVSDRQSVVADYNNLLKPPSQPPAKTSLINRFLRNVTQKKILESSIRRNNFFAHKLKNEQKLLTGNLYVKGAKPRNLELIDDLNAEIAMEIEMSGVNSPRKELTSLDADLPGDLSRFELGIGEISIDVFAGVQLHILRDESEQLMKVFKLYTGYSKEGYMTPVLVLLTDKTLYVTDLVRNRLCSKFVLAYKDLDVILMGPYGNTVLLSNNNRDMQQVLLAGGPYPAAGLVANLELCARRSGSTLPAVGQLTLDHLAPLQHFVRENSCVGKSDTWMYYAVVNVPGSAINDPGDQEPLGPHAKGFLMHRRIKEHMGNSKQHSWNPGYFLLKAGVLYMFNDSTQKIPSWAMALAECQGARRAVKAQRPHCFEIMLKNKMLLQLAAPDEYVASEWLQALLQSASGLFEMQEKHKTLGCTLVVTQNHLITLREDFLSPLRKINRNPEQNSEAETAAGGGNKTEEDLNPYQQETGSLLSSAMSTPTRNTQRSSSSVNSTPTKLSQLSRSTTTCNTTLATTSSLASNATPTSISTTTNSKRTQPTHTTNTNNTNDLQLQQQQQQQQQQQPSQSSSSPPPTSSSRLSTMSSVYGKNSGLEILTCADIKEMTGIKIPSLNETWWCILEFSCQEVRECSDDLVIFFASSTEMQRFLRLLEKLWQAKNNDLFPITVLDEDDIIAEQCTMLYMDINRSWEPLLSAALGYPL from the exons atgGATTTTCCACAACAAATCGAAg AGACCCTAGTGGAGAGACCACCCACGGCCTATGATGTTGTAATGGAATCACCGCTATATGCGGCTCAACAAACGGAACGTACACAACGTATAAATCCGAAAACCAATACCGATACAATAAGTACTAATCTTAATTATGTGGATAAAATGTCTACGAGTATGAATAGTACTCTGGAAGATACCACACCCAGTGATTCGGGTGTACAAATGTTAGATTCCGAATCAAGTGAATTAATGGTAGAATCTATTAGCTCACAGACAGGTTTTGAGTTTGAGGAAGCTAAAGTGGCGGCTGGTAAATTGGATAAACCTAAAGAGACTTTATTATTGAATGCCGCCGAGGAGACCACTGTTATGGATTCCAACTCGAATATTACAGCAGTATCGGCGGTACCCAGCACCGTAGTAGAGGAGGCCATGACTACTAGTCAAATGTCGACTTTTGATACAACCGAAAATATTGTATTTCGCCGTAAAGTACGCAAAAGTCCCAATGTAGCTAAGGCACCCAAGAAAAGGGTGTCATTCCATgaagatattttgaaaaatactcGCACCGATAACATACACATAGAGCATGGTTTTATAACCTATAAGGCGGGAGGTGTACGCAGAATGGCACCACTAGTGGGTCAGGCAGGACGCTACTCCTGGTGTTCAGAGGGTGATAAACAACAGCCCACGGAAATAGCACATCATCAGGAAACGGAAGATGGCGCTAATGAAGATGTAACAAAACGTAGACGTCGTGTGGTGTATCGTAATGCCTGTTCAGATGTTTTGGACTATGGCAATTCGGATGTTTATGATATGAATGATAGTGCAGCCTTACAGTATGACAATTCGGGAGTATTTGAATATATGCCCAAAGAACTGAATGAGGATAAGAGCGGCAAGTGTGAGGAAAAGTTGGAGAAGAAACCAGAACTATATAAATGCTCTTGTTCCAGTTCGAATTCTAGTCTAGATTCCgatgaaaatgataaaaattccAATagtcaacaacagcagcaacaatatgGTCAGGCTAAAAGCAGTTCCTGTGATTGTATAGGGGCAGCCAATAATgccaataataattttatag GTGAAAATTGCTATTACTCTGAACCCAACATTGACTTTAACGAAAGTCCTCCACGCCAGAAATCCGTATGGAATAAGGAAAAGAAACCAAAGTCTAGTTGTTTGAAAAAATCCAAATGCCAAACCAATATTATACATGAACAAGATCTTACTACGAAAATGAAGAAATTCAATGTACACGATATGAATCAATTGATCGATAATAGTAGTAAAATGATATTTGGTTCCTTGAAAAGTATATTCACTATGCCTTTGCCGGAACGGGGAGTACCCGAGGGTTCTGAGGACCTACAATCTGTAATAGAATGTGTCGCCGAATTGGAACAACAAACTCCAGAACATAAAACTCCCACACAAGACTCACAGCAAGATTCACAGCAGCTCTCTGAATCGCCACCACTTAAACAGAAACCTTTTCTCAGCAAAAGTCTAGATGGTTCCAAGCAACAACAACCCATTAAGAAATTTGTGCACAATGTTGATGAACAATTAAGACGCAAAAAAGAAGAGGATATCTATGCCCCTACCAGACAAAACAgtgatgaaaaaaatcaaaaagattCTAACTCAACTACAGCGACACCACATCAATTGCAACGGCAACAAGAGTTCGATGCCACTGAACTTGATAACAATTCATCATCTTCTTCTCTCGCCACCTCTGCTGCAAATTCGGCCGCCACTTCAGCTTGTGAAACCTCAGAACGTACACCGTTTCGCAATAAATTCATTATCAACTGTGAGAGCACTGTCTTCGAACATACTGGCGTTTCGTATTGTTATGAATCATCGTCGTTCAATGATCTCACCAATATGGAAGATTCTCAAGGCAGTATTGCTAGTTTAATTGAAAAAGATACACCCATTGCTCAACCCGAACCGGATCAATTACGTTCGGCTTTTATTTCTGCGCCCATAGCGAAAACATTTTCGAATTTCTTTCGCAGTTTTAAAGATGCTGGCAAAGAGAAACAACATCCACAGCAAAGCTCACCTAAAAAGTTGTCCACTAAGAATCGTGCACAAGAGGAGGCCAAGCAATTGCAACAGGCTACGGACAATTATTTTG CTCTTAAAATGCCCAAAAAACCCAACAACATCCCCACACCTTTAGCCAATAGTACTCCAACAAAACTCTCTAAATTCCCCAACACAACATCATCATCCACCATATCTGAACTAAcaactaatactaatacttCCAATTCTAAAACACAAGCGATGCTACAACATCAAAAGTCAAGCACTTCCTTAACCAGTGGCATAGCCAGCGGCAGTGGTGGTTCCAACACGACAACACCAGCACAAAGAGAAAGTCTAGCCATTGGGGCCGATTATCGCACGAATCTGGACAAACAATCTCGACATTTGCCATCACCGCTGAAGAAACGTTTAAGTGGCAATGGCTCGAATCtcatacaacaacagcagccgCCGCGTTATGGCTGCAGTGTGCCGCCAACAACTGATTACTCAGCTCTCAGTCCTGATATCTACAATAATTATATGGGTGCTAGGGGTGGGTGTGGTCGTGATTCTAAGAGTACTATTTTAAGTGAAGAATTCGATGATATTCTGACCATAACCACTGATACGGAGCGCAATGAAAGTGATATTGTTATTGTGGACTATCACGATGTCAGCGACCGCCAGAGTGTGGTGGCTGACTATAATAATCTCTTAAAACCACCATCACAACCACCAGCCAAGACATCGCTTATCAATCGTTTCTTGCGCAACGTGACACAAAAGAAAATACTCGAATCCTCAATACGACGCAACAATTTCTTTGCGCACAAATTGAAAAACGAACAGAAACTGCTGACGGGCAATTTGTATGTTAAGGGCGCCAAGCCACGTAATTTGGAATTAATCGATGATTTGAATGCGGAAATTGCCATGGAAATCGAAATGTCTGGCGTTAATTCTCCACGCAAAGAATTAACTAGTTTAGATGCCGATCTTCCAGGAGATTTGTCACGTTTCGAACTGGGTATAGGCGAAATATCGATAGATGTTTTTGCGGGTGTTCAATTGCACATTCTACGCGATGAGAGTGAACAATTGATGAAGGTTTTCAAATTGTACACGGGCTATAGTAAGGAAGGTTATATGACACCCGTTTTAGTTCTACTAACTGATAAAACGTTGTATGTTACCGATTTGGTAAGAAATCGTTTATGCTCAAAATTTGTTTTGGCCTACAAGGATTTGGATGTTATATTG ATGGGTCCTTATGGTAACACTGTTCTACTTTCGAATAATAATAGGGACATGCAGCAGGTGCTGTTGGCTGGCGGTCCTTATCCGGCAGCTGGTTTAGTGGCTAATTTGGAACTGTGTGCTAGACGCAGTGGTTCTACACTACCCGCTGTGGGTCAACTTACATTGGATCATTTGGCACCTTTGCAACATTTTGTTAGGGAAAATTCTTGTGTGGGCAAATCTGATACATGGATGTATTATGCAGTCGTTAATGTACCCGGTTCGGCCATAAATGATCCTGGGGATCAAGAGCCTCTGGGTCCACATGCTAAAGGTTTCCTCATGCATCGACGCATTAAAGAGCATATGGGAAATTCCAAACAACATTCTTGGAATCCtggatattttctattaaa AGCTGGAGTTTTGTACATGTTTAATGACTCGACACAAAAAATCCCCAGTTGGGCCATGGCTTTGGCCGAATGTCAGGGTGCTAGAAGAGCTGTGAAAGCTCAAAGACCTCACTGTTTCgaaataatgttgaaaaataaaatgcttTTGCAGCTGGCTGCTCCCGATGAGTATGTGGCTTCCGAATGGTTACAGGCTTTGTTACAATCAGCCAGTGGG ctttttgaaatgcaagaaaaacacaaaaccttGGGCTGTACCTTGGTGGTTACACAAAATCATTTAATTACTTTAAGAGAAGATTTCCTATCTCCTCTAAGAAAAATCAACCGAAATCCAGAACAAAATAGTGAAGCAGAAACTGCTGCAGGTGGTGGAAACAAAACGGAAGAAGACTTAAATCCTTATCAACAGGAAACTGGCAGCTTG TTAAGTTCCGCCATGAGCACTCCCACACGTAATACACAACGTTCATCGTCGTCGGTAAATTCAACACCAACTAAACTATCGCAACTATCACGGTCCACAACCACATGTAATACCACCTTAGCTACTACATCCTCGTTAGCTAGTAATGCTACACCAACCTCTATATCCACAACCACCAATTCGAAACGTACTCAACCCACACACACCACCAACACCAATAATACCAATGATCTTCaactgcagcagcagcaacagcaacaacagcagcagcagcctTCTCAATCGTCATCCTCACCACCACCAACATCTTCGTCACGCCTTTCGACCATGAGCAGTGTTTATGGTAAAAATTCCGGTTTAGAGATATTAACTTGTGCCGATATTAAAGAGATGACTGGTATTAAAATTCCATCGCTTAACGAGACCTGGTGGTGTATTCTGGAATTTTCTTGTCAGGAGGTTCGTGAATGTTCCGATGATTTGGTGATATTTTTTGCTAGCAGCACTGAAATGCAACGATTCTTAAGATTGTTGGAGAAACTATGGCAGGCTAAAAAT AATGATCTATTTCCTATAACAGTCCTCGACGAAGATGATATTATTGCAGAGCAGTGTACTATGTTATATATGGATATTAATCGTTCATGGGAACCACTACTATCCGCTGCTTTAGGCTATCCCCTATAA
- the LOC111682973 gene encoding serine-rich adhesin for platelets isoform X2, whose protein sequence is MESPLYAAQQTERTQRINPKTNTDTISTNLNYVDKMSTSMNSTLEDTTPSDSGVQMLDSESSELMVESISSQTGFEFEEAKVAAGKLDKPKETLLLNAAEETTVMDSNSNITAVSAVPSTVVEEAMTTSQMSTFDTTENIVFRRKVRKSPNVAKAPKKRVSFHEDILKNTRTDNIHIEHGFITYKAGGVRRMAPLVGQAGRYSWCSEGDKQQPTEIAHHQETEDGANEDVTKRRRRVVYRNACSDVLDYGNSDVYDMNDSAALQYDNSGVFEYMPKELNEDKSGKCEEKLEKKPELYKCSCSSSNSSLDSDENDKNSNSQQQQQQYGQAKSSSCDCIGAANNANNNFIGENCYYSEPNIDFNESPPRQKSVWNKEKKPKSSCLKKSKCQTNIIHEQDLTTKMKKFNVHDMNQLIDNSSKMIFGSLKSIFTMPLPERGVPEGSEDLQSVIECVAELEQQTPEHKTPTQDSQQDSQQLSESPPLKQKPFLSKSLDGSKQQQPIKKFVHNVDEQLRRKKEEDIYAPTRQNSDEKNQKDSNSTTATPHQLQRQQEFDATELDNNSSSSSLATSAANSAATSACETSERTPFRNKFIINCESTVFEHTGVSYCYESSSFNDLTNMEDSQGSIASLIEKDTPIAQPEPDQLRSAFISAPIAKTFSNFFRSFKDAGKEKQHPQQSSPKKLSTKNRAQEEAKQLQQATDNYFALKMPKKPNNIPTPLANSTPTKLSKFPNTTSSSTISELTTNTNTSNSKTQAMLQHQKSSTSLTSGIASGSGGSNTTTPAQRESLAIGADYRTNLDKQSRHLPSPLKKRLSGNGSNLIQQQQPPRYGCSVPPTTDYSALSPDIYNNYMGARGGCGRDSKSTILSEEFDDILTITTDTERNESDIVIVDYHDVSDRQSVVADYNNLLKPPSQPPAKTSLINRFLRNVTQKKILESSIRRNNFFAHKLKNEQKLLTGNLYVKGAKPRNLELIDDLNAEIAMEIEMSGVNSPRKELTSLDADLPGDLSRFELGIGEISIDVFAGVQLHILRDESEQLMKVFKLYTGYSKEGYMTPVLVLLTDKTLYVTDLVRNRLCSKFVLAYKDLDVILMGPYGNTVLLSNNNRDMQQVLLAGGPYPAAGLVANLELCARRSGSTLPAVGQLTLDHLAPLQHFVRENSCVGKSDTWMYYAVVNVPGSAINDPGDQEPLGPHAKGFLMHRRIKEHMGNSKQHSWNPGYFLLKAGVLYMFNDSTQKIPSWAMALAECQGARRAVKAQRPHCFEIMLKNKMLLQLAAPDEYVASEWLQALLQSASGLFEMQEKHKTLGCTLVVTQNHLITLREDFLSPLRKINRNPEQNSEAETAAGGGNKTEEDLNPYQQETGSLLSSAMSTPTRNTQRSSSSVNSTPTKLSQLSRSTTTCNTTLATTSSLASNATPTSISTTTNSKRTQPTHTTNTNNTNDLQLQQQQQQQQQQQPSQSSSSPPPTSSSRLSTMSSVYGKNSGLEILTCADIKEMTGIKIPSLNETWWCILEFSCQEVRECSDDLVIFFASSTEMQRFLRLLEKLWQAKNNDLFPITVLDEDDIIAEQCTMLYMDINRSWEPLLSAALGYPL, encoded by the exons ATGGAATCACCGCTATATGCGGCTCAACAAACGGAACGTACACAACGTATAAATCCGAAAACCAATACCGATACAATAAGTACTAATCTTAATTATGTGGATAAAATGTCTACGAGTATGAATAGTACTCTGGAAGATACCACACCCAGTGATTCGGGTGTACAAATGTTAGATTCCGAATCAAGTGAATTAATGGTAGAATCTATTAGCTCACAGACAGGTTTTGAGTTTGAGGAAGCTAAAGTGGCGGCTGGTAAATTGGATAAACCTAAAGAGACTTTATTATTGAATGCCGCCGAGGAGACCACTGTTATGGATTCCAACTCGAATATTACAGCAGTATCGGCGGTACCCAGCACCGTAGTAGAGGAGGCCATGACTACTAGTCAAATGTCGACTTTTGATACAACCGAAAATATTGTATTTCGCCGTAAAGTACGCAAAAGTCCCAATGTAGCTAAGGCACCCAAGAAAAGGGTGTCATTCCATgaagatattttgaaaaatactcGCACCGATAACATACACATAGAGCATGGTTTTATAACCTATAAGGCGGGAGGTGTACGCAGAATGGCACCACTAGTGGGTCAGGCAGGACGCTACTCCTGGTGTTCAGAGGGTGATAAACAACAGCCCACGGAAATAGCACATCATCAGGAAACGGAAGATGGCGCTAATGAAGATGTAACAAAACGTAGACGTCGTGTGGTGTATCGTAATGCCTGTTCAGATGTTTTGGACTATGGCAATTCGGATGTTTATGATATGAATGATAGTGCAGCCTTACAGTATGACAATTCGGGAGTATTTGAATATATGCCCAAAGAACTGAATGAGGATAAGAGCGGCAAGTGTGAGGAAAAGTTGGAGAAGAAACCAGAACTATATAAATGCTCTTGTTCCAGTTCGAATTCTAGTCTAGATTCCgatgaaaatgataaaaattccAATagtcaacaacagcagcaacaatatgGTCAGGCTAAAAGCAGTTCCTGTGATTGTATAGGGGCAGCCAATAATgccaataataattttatag GTGAAAATTGCTATTACTCTGAACCCAACATTGACTTTAACGAAAGTCCTCCACGCCAGAAATCCGTATGGAATAAGGAAAAGAAACCAAAGTCTAGTTGTTTGAAAAAATCCAAATGCCAAACCAATATTATACATGAACAAGATCTTACTACGAAAATGAAGAAATTCAATGTACACGATATGAATCAATTGATCGATAATAGTAGTAAAATGATATTTGGTTCCTTGAAAAGTATATTCACTATGCCTTTGCCGGAACGGGGAGTACCCGAGGGTTCTGAGGACCTACAATCTGTAATAGAATGTGTCGCCGAATTGGAACAACAAACTCCAGAACATAAAACTCCCACACAAGACTCACAGCAAGATTCACAGCAGCTCTCTGAATCGCCACCACTTAAACAGAAACCTTTTCTCAGCAAAAGTCTAGATGGTTCCAAGCAACAACAACCCATTAAGAAATTTGTGCACAATGTTGATGAACAATTAAGACGCAAAAAAGAAGAGGATATCTATGCCCCTACCAGACAAAACAgtgatgaaaaaaatcaaaaagattCTAACTCAACTACAGCGACACCACATCAATTGCAACGGCAACAAGAGTTCGATGCCACTGAACTTGATAACAATTCATCATCTTCTTCTCTCGCCACCTCTGCTGCAAATTCGGCCGCCACTTCAGCTTGTGAAACCTCAGAACGTACACCGTTTCGCAATAAATTCATTATCAACTGTGAGAGCACTGTCTTCGAACATACTGGCGTTTCGTATTGTTATGAATCATCGTCGTTCAATGATCTCACCAATATGGAAGATTCTCAAGGCAGTATTGCTAGTTTAATTGAAAAAGATACACCCATTGCTCAACCCGAACCGGATCAATTACGTTCGGCTTTTATTTCTGCGCCCATAGCGAAAACATTTTCGAATTTCTTTCGCAGTTTTAAAGATGCTGGCAAAGAGAAACAACATCCACAGCAAAGCTCACCTAAAAAGTTGTCCACTAAGAATCGTGCACAAGAGGAGGCCAAGCAATTGCAACAGGCTACGGACAATTATTTTG CTCTTAAAATGCCCAAAAAACCCAACAACATCCCCACACCTTTAGCCAATAGTACTCCAACAAAACTCTCTAAATTCCCCAACACAACATCATCATCCACCATATCTGAACTAAcaactaatactaatacttCCAATTCTAAAACACAAGCGATGCTACAACATCAAAAGTCAAGCACTTCCTTAACCAGTGGCATAGCCAGCGGCAGTGGTGGTTCCAACACGACAACACCAGCACAAAGAGAAAGTCTAGCCATTGGGGCCGATTATCGCACGAATCTGGACAAACAATCTCGACATTTGCCATCACCGCTGAAGAAACGTTTAAGTGGCAATGGCTCGAATCtcatacaacaacagcagccgCCGCGTTATGGCTGCAGTGTGCCGCCAACAACTGATTACTCAGCTCTCAGTCCTGATATCTACAATAATTATATGGGTGCTAGGGGTGGGTGTGGTCGTGATTCTAAGAGTACTATTTTAAGTGAAGAATTCGATGATATTCTGACCATAACCACTGATACGGAGCGCAATGAAAGTGATATTGTTATTGTGGACTATCACGATGTCAGCGACCGCCAGAGTGTGGTGGCTGACTATAATAATCTCTTAAAACCACCATCACAACCACCAGCCAAGACATCGCTTATCAATCGTTTCTTGCGCAACGTGACACAAAAGAAAATACTCGAATCCTCAATACGACGCAACAATTTCTTTGCGCACAAATTGAAAAACGAACAGAAACTGCTGACGGGCAATTTGTATGTTAAGGGCGCCAAGCCACGTAATTTGGAATTAATCGATGATTTGAATGCGGAAATTGCCATGGAAATCGAAATGTCTGGCGTTAATTCTCCACGCAAAGAATTAACTAGTTTAGATGCCGATCTTCCAGGAGATTTGTCACGTTTCGAACTGGGTATAGGCGAAATATCGATAGATGTTTTTGCGGGTGTTCAATTGCACATTCTACGCGATGAGAGTGAACAATTGATGAAGGTTTTCAAATTGTACACGGGCTATAGTAAGGAAGGTTATATGACACCCGTTTTAGTTCTACTAACTGATAAAACGTTGTATGTTACCGATTTGGTAAGAAATCGTTTATGCTCAAAATTTGTTTTGGCCTACAAGGATTTGGATGTTATATTG ATGGGTCCTTATGGTAACACTGTTCTACTTTCGAATAATAATAGGGACATGCAGCAGGTGCTGTTGGCTGGCGGTCCTTATCCGGCAGCTGGTTTAGTGGCTAATTTGGAACTGTGTGCTAGACGCAGTGGTTCTACACTACCCGCTGTGGGTCAACTTACATTGGATCATTTGGCACCTTTGCAACATTTTGTTAGGGAAAATTCTTGTGTGGGCAAATCTGATACATGGATGTATTATGCAGTCGTTAATGTACCCGGTTCGGCCATAAATGATCCTGGGGATCAAGAGCCTCTGGGTCCACATGCTAAAGGTTTCCTCATGCATCGACGCATTAAAGAGCATATGGGAAATTCCAAACAACATTCTTGGAATCCtggatattttctattaaa AGCTGGAGTTTTGTACATGTTTAATGACTCGACACAAAAAATCCCCAGTTGGGCCATGGCTTTGGCCGAATGTCAGGGTGCTAGAAGAGCTGTGAAAGCTCAAAGACCTCACTGTTTCgaaataatgttgaaaaataaaatgcttTTGCAGCTGGCTGCTCCCGATGAGTATGTGGCTTCCGAATGGTTACAGGCTTTGTTACAATCAGCCAGTGGG ctttttgaaatgcaagaaaaacacaaaaccttGGGCTGTACCTTGGTGGTTACACAAAATCATTTAATTACTTTAAGAGAAGATTTCCTATCTCCTCTAAGAAAAATCAACCGAAATCCAGAACAAAATAGTGAAGCAGAAACTGCTGCAGGTGGTGGAAACAAAACGGAAGAAGACTTAAATCCTTATCAACAGGAAACTGGCAGCTTG TTAAGTTCCGCCATGAGCACTCCCACACGTAATACACAACGTTCATCGTCGTCGGTAAATTCAACACCAACTAAACTATCGCAACTATCACGGTCCACAACCACATGTAATACCACCTTAGCTACTACATCCTCGTTAGCTAGTAATGCTACACCAACCTCTATATCCACAACCACCAATTCGAAACGTACTCAACCCACACACACCACCAACACCAATAATACCAATGATCTTCaactgcagcagcagcaacagcaacaacagcagcagcagcctTCTCAATCGTCATCCTCACCACCACCAACATCTTCGTCACGCCTTTCGACCATGAGCAGTGTTTATGGTAAAAATTCCGGTTTAGAGATATTAACTTGTGCCGATATTAAAGAGATGACTGGTATTAAAATTCCATCGCTTAACGAGACCTGGTGGTGTATTCTGGAATTTTCTTGTCAGGAGGTTCGTGAATGTTCCGATGATTTGGTGATATTTTTTGCTAGCAGCACTGAAATGCAACGATTCTTAAGATTGTTGGAGAAACTATGGCAGGCTAAAAAT AATGATCTATTTCCTATAACAGTCCTCGACGAAGATGATATTATTGCAGAGCAGTGTACTATGTTATATATGGATATTAATCGTTCATGGGAACCACTACTATCCGCTGCTTTAGGCTATCCCCTATAA
- the LOC111682986 gene encoding glycine receptor subunit alpha-4 produces MFSISNQLQQHKFLIIITLYFYLIFEKSILLCNCVHGYRNNTESAELVSHVESSLSLPDILPTPSKTYDKNRAPKLLGQPTVVYFHVTVLSLDSINEESMTYVTDIFLAQSWRDPRLRLPENMSEEYRILDVDWLHSIWRPDCFFKNAKKVTFHEMSIPNHYLWLYHDKTLLYMSKLTLVLSCAMKFESYPHDTQICSMMIESLSHTVQDLVFIWNMTDPLVVNSEIELPQLDISNNYTTDCTIEYSTGNFTCLAIVFNLRRRLGYHLLHTYIPSALIVVMSWISFWIKPEAIPARVTLGVTSLLTLATQNTQSQQSLPPVSYVKAIDVWMSSCSVFVFLSLMEFALVNNYMGPVATKAMKGYSDENITDMDDLKYHHRESIIEPQYDTFCNGHATAIYIDKFSRFFFPFSFFILNIVYWTTFL; encoded by the exons atgttttcaatttcaaaccaattacaacaacacaaatttctaataattataacactttatttttatctGATATTTGAAAAATCAATATTGCTGTGCAATTGTGTTCACGGTTACAG AAATAATACCGAAAGTGCAGAATTAGTATCACATGTTGAATCAAGTTTATCATTGCCCGATATTTTGCCTACGCCCTCGAAAACATACGATAAAAATCGAGCACCCAAACTACTGGGTCAACCGACAGTGGTATATTTTCATGTTACTGTTTTATCTTTAGATTCCATAAACGAGGAATCAATG ACATATGTAACCGATATATTTTTAGCACAAAGTTGGCGTGATCCACGTTTACGTTTACCTGAAAATATGAGTGAAGAATATCGTATTTTAGATGTGGACTGGTTACACAGTATATGGCGGCCGgattgttttttcaaaaatgccaAGAAAGTAACATTTCATGAGATGAGCATACCCAATCACTATCTATGGCTGTATCATGATAAAACACTGCTGTATATGTCCAA ACTTACTTTGGTTTTGTCCTGTGCCATGAAATTTGAATCATATCCCCATGATACACAAATATGCTCCATGATGATAGAaagtt TATCACACACGGTTCAGGATTTGGTATTTATTTGGAATATGACGGATCCTTTAGTGGTGAATAGTGAAATTGAATTGCCTCAATTAGATATATCAAATAATTATACAACCGACTGTACCATAGAATATTCGACAG GCAATTTCACTTGTTTAGCCATTGTTTTCAATTTACGCCGCCGCTTGGGCTATCATTTACTACACACCTACATACCGTCCGCCTTAATTGTTGTCATGTCTTGGATTTCGTTTTGGATTAAACCGGAAGCTATACCGGCTCGTGTTACCTTGGGTGTTACGTCTCTTTTAACGTTGGccacacaaaatacacaatcacAACAATCACTGCCACCTGTGTCCTATGTTAAAGCCATTGATGTTTGGATGTCTTCGTGTTCggtatttgtgtttttatctCTGATGGAATTTGCTCTTGTCAACAATTATATGGGTCCGGTGGCGACGAAGGCAATGAAGGGTTATTCAGATGAAAATATTACTGATATGGATGATCTGAAA TATCATCATCGTGAATCAATAATAGAACCACAATATGATACATTTTGTAATGGTCATGCCACAGCGAtatatattgataaattttctcgattcttttttccattttcattttttatattaaacattgtCTACTGGACGACATTTCTGTAa